The Strix aluco isolate bStrAlu1 chromosome Z, bStrAlu1.hap1, whole genome shotgun sequence genome contains a region encoding:
- the LOC141918745 gene encoding uncharacterized protein LOC141918745, with product MELGCGGSAHPAPPGSPDQQMGDGERARGPGSASAPSLAGSAPRPHRSLGRLGCSCLRAPPRGFLATSSTDCDCHRHCHCSVSPQTGTALPRLPRVHYGPAHGDKSAAGPVKGGDVSGCLRKARHRLLPPPRSPLMGQPLVSRAERGRQPCMRWEGPAPGPGPGGAGRSQVAAAGPFSGAPTDDARPGPAPRPPRARPAPAPRPPRARPAPSDPPPPGHAEPRRLQRRGPGTESSGSGGGGAVRGRGAGGPVRPAPRGHLQKNGHRQHLTRLNMLENCTVIGGHLQILLMFKTKLSGEREDLHELSFPKLTMITDYLLLFGVYGLERLKGLFPNLTVIQGAHLFFTSMLVIFEMVRLKEICLCNLMNITRGSVWMEKNNELCDLSMINWSRILDSAEDNYIVAKDDKEECGDVCPGAVGGKSSRPPTVITGIVIEHCWTHDRCQRGAVTFLLKHYCCKKL from the exons ATGGAGCTGGGCTGCGGTGGCAGCGCCCACCCGGCTCCTCCTGGCAGCCCGGACCAGCAGATGGGTGATGGGGAGAGGGCCCGCGGCCCCGGCTCAGCCTCTGCTCCCTCTCTCGCGGGCAGCGCTCCCAGGCCCCACCGCTCGCTGGGGCGACTCGGGTGCTCCTGCCTCAGGGCTCCACCAAGGGGCTTCCtggccaccagcagcacagaCTGCGACTGCCACCGCCACTGCCACTGCAGCGTGTCACCGCAGACTGGCACGGCACTGCCGCGCCTACCCCGCGTGCATTACGGACCGGCGCATGGTGACAAAAG tgctgccgggccggtGAAGGGAGGGGACGTCTCCGGGTGCCTGAGAAAGGCCCGGCACCgcctcctgccgccgccccgctccccgctgaTGGGGCAGCCCCTTGTTTCCCGGGCAGAGAGGGGCCGCCAGCCCTGCATGCGCTGGGAGGGGCCGgcgccgggaccggggccgggcggggccgggcgctctCAAGTGGCCGCCGCGGGGCCTTTCTCTGGGGCTCCCACCGACGATGCGAGGCCGGgtccggccccgcgcccgccccgcgcccgccccgcgcccgccccgcgcccgccccgcgcccgccccgcgccctcTGATCCGCCCCCGCCGGGACACGCTGAGCCGCGGCGGCTCCAGCGGCGCGGGCCGGGGACCGAGAGCAGCGGCAGCGGTGGCGGTGGCGCTGTCCGTGGCCGTGGTGCTGGCGGCCCGGTGCGGCCGGCGCCGCGGGGACA TCTGCAGAAGAATGGACATCGCCAACATCTGACCCGGCTGAACATGCTTGAGAACTGCACTGTGATTGGGGGCCACTTGCAAATATTGCTGATGTTTAAAACCAAgctgtcgggggag CGTGAAGATTTGCATGAACTCAGCTTTCCTAAACTGACTATGATTACAGACTACTTGCTTCTTTTTGGCGTGTATGGCCTCGAAAGGTTAAAGGGACTTTTCCCCAACCTCACTGTGATTCAAGGAGCTCATCTGTTTTTTACCTCCATGCTGGTCATTTTTGAGATGGTTCGCCTGAAGGAGATCTGCCTCTGTAACCTGATGAACATTACTCGAGGCTCTGTGTGGATGGAGAAGAACAATGAATTGTGTGACTTGTCCATGATCAACTGGTCAAGGATTTTAGATTCTGCAGAAGATAATTACATCGTGGCCAAGGATGACAAAGAAGAGTGTGGAGATGTGTGTCCAGGAGCTGTGGGAGGGAAGAGCAGCCGCCCACCTACTGTGATAACTGGCATTGTCATTGAACACTGCTGGACCCACGATCGCTGTCAGAGAG GTGCAGTTACGTTTTTACTGAAACATTACTGCTGTAAGAAGCTGTAA
- the LOC141918746 gene encoding E3 ubiquitin-protein ligase RBBP6-like, with the protein MPCVHYQFSSQLRYDTVTFSGLHISLGDLKCQMMGRQKLKAATCDLRIANAQTKEEYTDDNALIPKNSSVIVRRVPVRGVKATSKTRVTTRTKPASGTSKAIEDSSAPTPLAQLIKETQQKQPLLCSNHPCKMIPRAVLLLPMAIFWSSGIKFSSKTPGSFTWTSEIAAEEE; encoded by the exons ATGCCGTGCGTCCATTACCAGTTCTCCTCCCAACTGCGCtacgacacggtcaccttcagcggcctccacATCTCCCTGGGCGACCTCAAGTGCCAGATGATGGGCCGCCAGAAGCTGAAGGCGGCCACCTGCGACCTGCGGATCGCCAACGCCCAGACCAAggaag aatacacagatgataacgccctgattcctaagaactcctcggtaattgttagaagagtccctgttagaggagttaaagctaccagcaaaacacgagttac aactcgaaccAAGCCAGCGAGTGGAACATCAAAAGca attgaggactcttctgcacctactcccctggcccagctcattaag GAAACTCAACAGAAACAACCTCTGCTCTGTTCAAACCATCCATGCAAGATGATCCCCAGAGCTGTTCTCCTGTTGCCCATGGCAATTTTCTGGTCTTCAGGCATTAAATTCTCTTCAAAAACCCCTGGCAGTTTCACTTGGACATCAGAGATAGCAGCAGAAGAAgagtaa
- the LOC141918748 gene encoding acrosin-like, with amino-acid sequence MRTAHRTPVDNYRGTCGLRPMASGYETLHVVGGTDTQPGAWPWIVSIEGPWAAETGHICGGSLISPQCVLTAAHCFTKARHITMWRVVIGATQLTQLGPEAQVRNIKRLLVHEHYSSVSERNDIALLELDQPVQGSDSVQLACVPDASLRVSELTTCYVSGWGSINARCEFLKTARVLREAKVRLINVNFCNSSRWYRGAIHPHNLCAGYPQVGIDTCQGDSGGPLVCKDNDADYFWLVGVTSWGRGCARAKRPGVYTSTQHFYDWILVQMGLHPAVTATPTSRPVFTSTPFRGQGQPRPVPMQADRFTPCPFPHQKLVEFFNLLQELLQVLQGEKAPAAA; translated from the exons ATGCGCACGGCGCATAGGACACCCGTGGATAA TTACAGAGGGACCTGTGGGCTCCGGCCAATGGCTTCTGGCTATGAAACCTTGCACGTGGTGGGGGGCACAGacacccagccaggggcctggccctggatcgtcagcATTGAGGGTCCCTGGGCAGCAGAGACAGGGCATATATGTGGAGGGTCCCTCATCAGTCCACAGTgtgtcctcacagcagcccactgcttcaccaaggccag gcacatcaccatgtggCGCGTAGTGATCGGGGCCACTCAGTTGACTCAGCTGggcccggaggcccaagtgcgaaATATTAAGCGTCTGCTGGTTCATGAACACTACAGCAGCGTCTCGGAGAGGAACGACATTGCATTGCTGGAATTGGACCAGCCTGTCCAGGGCAGTGACTCTGTACAGCTTgcctgtgtgcccgacgcctcgctgcgagtgtcagagctgacaacctgctatgTCAGCGGTTGGGGGTCCATCAATGCAAGATGTGAGTTTCTAAAGACTGCTCGTGTCCTGAGG gaggccaaggtccgcCTCATCAATGTCAacttctgcaacagcagccggtggtacagAGGGGCcatccacccccacaacctgtgcgctggctatccgcaggtCGGCATTGACACCTGCCAG ggtgacagcggtggtcctcttgtgTGCAAAGACAACGATGCTGactacttctggcttgttggagtgaccagctgggggagaggctgtgcgAGAGCAAAACGGCCtggagtctacacctccactcagcacttttatgaCTGGATCTTGGTACAGATGGGACTGCACCCAGCAGTAACGGCTACTCCAACGtcacggccagtcttcacctcaaccccttTCAGAGGCCAAGGCCA GCCAAGGCCAGTACCAATGCAAGCGGACAGGTTTACGCCCTGTCCTTTTCCAcaccagaagctggtggaattctttaatctgctgcaggagctcctgcaggtccTACAGGGGGAaaaggctccagcagcagcatga